GGCAGTGGGATGTGGGGAGCCCTCCTCGGCCTTtggtccctgctggagcagatcCCTCAGTGCCTGCACCCAGGGATCCACACAGGAATCTTGCTCCaaggcctggagcagctggcgAAGGCAGTCCCGTGGCACTGCATCCTGCACCAcgaggagcagggagaagaggtTTCTCTGGCACAAAacgggcagcagcagcagccgtgGCTTGCTGGAAAAGGAGAGGTGAGTGGTCAGAGCAAATCCCCCTGTCCTGAACCCAACCTGCCCCGTGGGGCAGAGtcccacagcaccagggagcaAGAGGAGGCACCTGATGCCCTCACCAGCTTTTGCAGACACAAGCTGGGAGACCAGTGGGTCACTGCTATGATCCCAGCTTCATGGCTGGACCAGTGCACCGGGGAAAGCGGATCTCCCAAATTGTGCACCTGACACCCAAAACTCCCGCAAAACGCCGAATTTTAGAAACGTCTCCAACTCACACAGCCAGGGTGTCCTTCGGCCCCTCCAGCGAGGGCTCCTCGGCGCTCAGGGCTGCGGTGAGAGCCGGCCAGGGGAACGCCCGGCCCGgtccctcctggggctggcccCGCTGCAGCGCCCGCAGCGCGGCCATCGCCCCGGCGGGGCCGGAGCACAGGGCGTGCAGCAGGAGGCGGCACGGCCgggggcactgctgcagccagggcgGGCACCGGGGCTCCATCGCTGCGGCGGGGGCTGCGCAGCCGCCTGCGGGACACGGGGAGACCGGACACGGTCACACACACGGGGGGCAACCGGACACGGTGACACACATGGGGAGACTGAACACGGTGACACACACGCGGGACAGCCGGACAAGGGACACACACACGGGGAACAGCCGGACACGGATGACACACAAAGGGAAGAGCCGCACACGGGTCACATCCGGACGCGGTCACACCGGCGAGAACCGGACACGGGTCCCACTCGGGAGGCACGGGACGATCACGACCTGCCTGGCCGTGCTCGGCGCCCACCCCGGCATCAACTTGGGCGGCTTCCTTTACCCGCCCTCCCCAGCCGAGGGTGCGGGAGCACCGGGAGTCCCTCCGTGCCCCCCATCGCCCCTTGGCCGGCAGCCCCGCACCCCCAGCCCGACGCCGATCCCTCCCGGGGGCGCTGCCGGTGGggctccccccagccccgccccggTCCCTGCCGTGCCCAGGCaccgccgcccggccccggggcggtCCCGGGCACACTCGGGGCTGTCACCCGCACTCACCCGCGGCTGTCCCCGCGTCCCCGCCCGCTGCCCCGGGCCCCAAGGCGCCGCttccggccccgcccccgggaAACGCAAACGGACGGCGCGCAAACGAGCTCATTATGAAAATATCCCTTAATTCCAACCCAAACACcggcttccccccccccccccccttccccgaGGGTGGATCCCCCAGCCCACAGATCATAGGCACGCGGAAGCGTAGCGTTACACAACCCGTTTTATTTCGTTATTCCCGGATTTGGCTAAAAAGAGTTTAAAACAGTGCCCCCCTGCTGCCCGGTCCCCCCCGTGGATGTCAGacccccactgctgcctgccagcacccagcccacCCCACCCGTGGGTCTCCCACGGGCGCAGAGTGGGCACCACGGCAAGAGCAGGGGGGCTGTGCCCTGAGTCTCCCCCGGTGCTCCCATAAATGCCAGACTGCTTCCCCATCCCACTCCATCCCTGCAACACCCCCGCCGCTGGAGCCACCCCGAAACACTGGCAGGAGTCAAAGCAGCACCCAGGCCCAGCGCGGTGCCCACGGCTCAGTCGGAATCGCTGCAGTCAGTGAGAAGCAGCGCGAGGCCCCCAGTCGAGTGGGGCATATCTGACTCCCACATGGCCAGGGTAAAATTCCACTCGAGCATGCGATGTTCCTCATCCTCCTCGTCAGAGCTCTCCGAGGAAGAAGGGATCAATACCtgcaggagagaagggaggaTGAGCCACACTGCcggtgcccagcccagcccagccccgggaTGTGCCACCCCACTTACAGCGGGCATCCTCAGCTGCCGCTGTCTGTGCCGCCACAGccagctggcaggcagcttGTGCAGGTAGATGCACTCTGATCTGAAAGGGCAGTGGCCACGGAGGAAGAATTTGCATCTGATTTTCCTGTGGGATTCCAAGCATGGTTGTGAGTGtagctcccagagcagcacagagcccacagccctgccatccACAGCAGTGCCACGTACTCACCCTGTCCGTGCCTTGAAGGCTCTGATGAGCTCCTCCTTCTCAGCCACATCTGAGATCCAGTATTTGTGGGGGATGTAGTAACTGGAGGGGATCCGGCACTCTGGGCAGGCCCTGGATGAGGGTGATGGGTGCAGTTGGGTGTCCCaagaagggagcagggagcatgGGCTCAGCACCCACCCTGGCCTCACCCAGCACCCCCACACCCCTCACCACTCCGAAGCGCCTGTTCCCAAAGCAAAGTCACGCCAATCCCAAAGCCACATCACCGAACCAAAGAAAGAATTTCAGGGCACAGAAGGGGGAACAGTGACCACCCTGCCACGTTCCCATGGCCACTCACTTTACGACAGCGCTCTGGAAGGTTTGGCTGCGCCGCCACTTGCGGATGCAGTCCAGGCAGTACGCGTGGCTGCAGTTCGGGAGGATCCCGAAGAGCCGCTCCTCGGGCAGCGGCTTCTCGTACACCCTGTCCATGCAGATGCCACACACCACAGCCTCACTCCGGGCTCTCAGCACTTCAGTGGTGACcagagctgcctcagcacctggctctgcagggacctgcaagcagagcagcacagcgTGGCAACCCCCTGGCTCTGTCACTGTCCTGACCTCGGGGAGCACCACAGGGTGACAGGGAGTACCCGGCCAcaggaaaccccaaacccacctctGCAGGGTCAGTCTGTGTCGCCGTGTCCAAAACTGCCTCTTTGGGGTCAGAGGAGTCCGGATCCACTGCTGGCCCTTGTGGCTGGAAGCCTGTAGGAGGAGAGTTCTTAGAGGGGAAAAGCTCAGCGAGCTGGGTGGGCTGCTCAGAGCGTGCAGCTTCAGCAGTGACAGTCCTCACACTGCAGAGCtctccacagcccagcctggcccaggctTGGTCATAGGCAGAAATATGCACAGGCTACTTCACCATAACCACCCCATTGTCACCCCACTGgtccccctgggcagcctaGCACCTACCTGAGGCACCCTGAGCTTTTGTGGGGACAAATTCTCCACTGATGGCCCCGTGACTGATGTTACCAAGTGCTGGGATGTTCTTCTTGTCTTTCTCTTCCACTTCTGCCTCCACTTTGGGGAACTTGAAGGCCACACTTGTcatgctgcaggctgtggtgcaCTGGGGTCCCTCCTGGTCCTGGTGCATGGCTGTGGGCTCagtgccaggctcctggccacaGTGGCAGTGAGGCATCAGACCATATCGGGTCCCTACTggtgctgcctcctcctggatATGCTGGTagctggaggagcccagggaCACAGACAGAGGGTCCCATCAGTTCAGCATGACTCCTCcaggctcccagcccatccTCATGGCATCTCAGCCCCTCCttacctgcactgctctccaTAACGGCAAAACCCACGCTGGAAGTACCTGCAGACCACGGCAGATTCTCTGCCATGTGAGAAGCGGCAGCTCTGGCCCCACTGACACGATCCACCGGCAAAACTTCTGTTAACCAGGGGAGCAGTGTGGATGGGGTcaggccctgctccagccctacCCTAGCAACCCCCCAGTACCAGCTTTGTTTGGGTGGGGACATATTTTGGAAGCCCCCCTGGCTGGTGTCTGGGAGCCCTCGTcaagggcagagccagggggtCCTCCCAGCCCCATGCAGCTTTATCTCCTGCTAATTGCCGAGCAAAGgaagcccagcacagggactgggggctctcctggggctgggggggcaggggtgctgagggctggggcagggggaagggcaGGAGCCCTTGGCTtgggcctggctgcagtgctgccacccacccccagctccggaggggatggggaaattgggaGGGTGGATCAAGGCCACCCCAACCCACTCCCTACCCCCACAGCGAGGGGCCCCATCTCCAGCCTGTCTCCCCCAaaaagctgctcccaggcacCCCATCCTCAAGCCTTTACCTGCACAGAGGTCTCAGAGAGCTTGCCTTGGCCCTTAAGGGCCCAGATGCCATCATGGAGCCTGCCTCCATCTCTTCCCCAGCACTGAAAAGGGCTGGGCTTGCTCCCAGGGCTATTTATGGCCTCAGTGAGTCCCAGGCCGGCTGGGATCACTCTCCCCCAGTAGCCGCGGGCACTTGTTTGGGGCGAAGGACATGCCCGGGCTTGTTGCTAGCAGCCAGGCTatcagtgctgctgagcactgtTTACACTCAGTCAAGGACTTTGCAGCCGGGAGCCTGCAGGGGGACACTACTCCAGCGGTGtaaattctgtgaattctaATTCTTTTGTCATTACTATTCCCCCCTTTCACCACAGCCAAGGACAGCACCAGGTGCCAGCACAACACTGCCCTGGAGCTCATTGCTCCCGTCCTCGCTGTTTTCACCTCATTTCCAGCTCCACGCCCAGCATTTAGGGCACGAAGCCTCCAGCTGAGGCTGGGATCCTGCTCAGGAGTGgctctttctgctgctttagCTTTGCAGGCAAGAAAACCACAGCAGGTACGAGATCTAGGAATTACAGAGCCCCAGGAATCACAACAAATCCCTGGAAATCACAGCAAATCCCATTGCTCTCCTCTCCCACGGACAGCTGCCCCCAGGTGCTGAGAGAAAGCCCACAAAGACAGGCTGGACTCTAAAAGGTTCTTAAATATTTAGTTCAGATTTATTTAAAGTCAAGTCAGTTTGTGGACactatttatattattaaaaaCACTTGGAGGTTTGTACTTCTAGCAAAAATATACATTTCAGTTTGAGGGTTGTTATACTGTCGAGGAAGGAAGAGCAAAAAGTTTCCCAGGTGATGGGCACGAGTCCTGCATTGCCACCGAGGTGGGGACACCACTGGGGTTTTGGAAGGACAAATCCCCGGGCTCCATCCAGCACATGCATGTCTCCAGTGCCTTCCCCCAGAGGGCTTCAAAGTGCTTCAGAAACGGTAATTCCCAACACCCCTGCGAGGTagggaggggagggctgggcagggaaactgaggcacggcaAACTGAGGagtgtggcagcagggagaggtttgGGACCAGCCAGCCCTGTAATGGGGAGGGAAAGCCCAGTGCTCTTCCCCTTTGGGTTTTAAAGGAATTATTGCACCAGGGAAATCTGCTACCCTGAAGAGgaggaaagtaaaataaaaccgAATAATTTGCTCCCACAACCCCTCCTAGGGAATATCAGTATTTTAATAAGGCTGCTCAGGACACGGGGGACTAGGAGCTGCAGACAGGGAAGTGTCACTTCTTGGATGAGATACCATTATCCTGAAAGGGAAACTGAGCCCTTCCCAGGTCCATCCTCCCCCTGCCCAAAGCCCAAGGGACACAGTCCCCACACCAGGGGCCTGGCCTGACCCAGGCAGCACGGTGGTGCTTCACTACAGCTGTGAGAAGTTGTGAGGTAAAGTCCCAGAATGGTGCTGGGATCAGGCAGACCTCCAAGCCTGGAGCTGTTCCCACTCTTGGGAACAGTGGCAGAGGTGGACTGGCAGCTTCCCTGACACAGCCAGCTCACTGGGAAGCTCCAGCTCATTGTGAGCATCCCAACCACCCCCCCCTCCCTGTTTATAAAACCTTGGCATTTAGAGCTGCAAAGCGCTCTGCAACCAATGCACTAACAGATCCTCgtgctcctgctctgagcagacaGCATGTGACAATCCAGGTCCCTTTCacagaggggaaactgaggcaggacaCCAAACCCTGACCAGCTCAAGGCCTCTCACCCTCCACACACCTTTTTTGTAACTCAcatctgtgcagagcagcctgtggAAGCCACGGATTCCGTGCCTCTGCTCTGAAGCTGAATTTTAAGGAGTCAAATCCTTTCCCTCCTACTTCCCCATCCCAACCTCTCTCTTACTGAGGTGCCAAGGGACACGTTCCCTATGGAACGAGGGTGCCAGGAGCAAAGGCTCCCATCCAGCACCCAGGAAGGCAGAGTTCACACAGTCCCACTGGGAGACAGGAATACACTGCAGAGCAtgggggggctgcagctgagtctcccctgggacagccctACCCGTGTTCAAATACTCCAGAGCTTTTCTTtgggaaagagagaaacatCCTTTCATCACACTGTCCCAGACTTCATGGCTCAGGACCACGTCCTTGGAGTGCAAACGAACAAAAGAATACAGACACACTTCAAGTGCTGCTGTcagccctgctggcccctgCACCCCTTGGCCCTCCTAAGGACCAGGGCTCCCCACTCTGGGGACCTGAGGTGCCACAGTGACCTCGCTGCCTGAGCCATGTAAactgggcagccagagctgggccacaggaAGGGGAACAGCAGCTTTGCAGATTTGTTAGTGTGTGTTAACGGAAGCCCTGGCCGAGCAGGAGGCACCTGCAAATCCTGACGGCATCTTGCCCTATGTACCGTACGTCAGGGTCACATAGAAAAGAGTTTCCAGTAGGAGAAATGGAAGACACTGGGAAGGGTTTTCTTTGTTCTGTACAAAGAGTCTTGATGGGAATCCATGGCTTCATTCTCATAAATAACAGGTCCTTAGTACATGTCCTTGTAGATCTCCTGCAGAAGTGGGTGCAGAGATGTCTCTGTCTCTGTCTTCTTGATCTTCTGCACCAGCTGGGCGTGCTCTGTCACGAGCTGTCGCAGGTCAGCCATCTTCTGCAGCAGCTTGGGGAAGAGGTACTGGGCATCCGGGTGGTTGGACTGCAGGTGGAACTCCAGCGCTCGCAGGATGTTGTCTTGGATCTCCTCCACCTGCTTCACGTTCATCAGGCCAGGGCGGTCTGTGGAGAGGAAGCACGGGAGCTGCAGGGTCACGGTGCAGCCCTCCAAAGTACACTCTGCTCCTGAGGAAAGGGAGCCAGGGACTGTAACCCACCCACCATGACTTCAACCTCATCAGCTAGAAAGGAGAGAAGTGTGCCCTTGGACAACTtatcccacagcagcacatgAGAAGGAGATGCCACTTCtacattccttgctgttggtCCAAGCTTGCCAGGCATCACTTCCACAGAGAAGCTTTGGTTCTGGAAGTGTTCAGTTCTCCTCTCATGCCCCTGAGACATCCCTGGCTGACCTCAAGcccacctgcagctcagctcccctAGCCCCCTCTGAACCACCTCTAAGCAGGGAAGACTCTTCCTGACCCTGGCACGACCAAAGGCACCCTCTCACCTCCACACAGGATGATGGCAGCCACAAAGAGGGACAGGTCACTGTCATCCAGCTCCAGCGCGTTGAACTTCACAGCAAACTCAAATTTGGGCTCCATGATCTCGTTGAAGGGCTTGCGCAGGCTGCGCAGGAACTCGCGGGTCACAAAGCCGTTGCCGTTGGCCACCAGCAGCCCATCCTTGTTCATGATGGAGGCCAGCATGGCAAAGATGGCCTCGTGCACCCCGTACTTGAGCAGAGTCACTTGGTCGTTCAGGTAGAGGCTGACGAAGCTGGGGATGCTCTTGGCGAACTCGGTGAGCTCCCGCACAGTCTCCACCGTGGTGCACTGGCAGCGGTAGAAGACGTGCACCCCGATCTCCTTGTAGGGGGGGATGCCGTTCACCAGCTGCTTCCACACCAGCCCCTTCTCTGCCTGCCACAAGGTGTCCATGTCATGGATCACAAAAGGCTGCTTGAACAAGAAGCAAGTTAGGAGTCTGCTGCGGGGACTCgaggtgccagctctgctcaggacaGTCATGTACgtctgcctgtccctgtgctgtgtcctgcctctggggctgacagtgcccaggtaATCTGCACCCACCCACCACAGCACAAGTGTGCAGAGCAATGGGATTTTTCCCAGCAAGGGGCAGGACATGCAGagcccacctggctgcaggtgaGAATGGTGCATGTGGAACAGCTAAGGCAACAGGGAGACGTGCAGCATCTCCCAGAGAACAGTCCccctgctggccatggccaatcccacctgccctgggagggaacttactggggtgctgctggcctTGCCGGTCAGGATACCTCTTGCCTTCTTTTTGGTCATGTTGAAATTCTTCAGGTAGGCGTTGTAGATGTGCTTGGAGAAAGCTTTCAGGTCAGCCACCTGTGGGTTCTGGCAGCTGATCTCGCTCGCTGTCAGCCCTGCCACCAGCTTCCTCTTCTCCGCCTCTGGCATGCGCCCGAAGCGGATTGCTGGAGGGCAAAACTGGGGGTCAGGACAGCAGGGGGACCCCAGGAGATGCATCCAGAGAGGCAGCAGGTTGTTCTGCCACTGCAGACAGACGGGTCTGCTGGAGAACACCTGCAGCTACACAACACAAagcttctccaggctgcagtTCCTCCAGCACTAACACCTTCATGAAACAGCCACTGCTGTTTCCTCACACCAGACTCCTATCCCATTCCTCTGGCTCTTGCTCAAACCCTGCTTCCCACATAAACACCTTTGCTATCTGGGTCTGAGATTCTTACACCTGAAGTGTAAAAGTCCCAGCACAGAAGAACAATTTGTGTATCCAGTTCCCTCAGGGCCAGTCCATAAGGGACAGCCACAcgccagcagctgcactgcatGGTGGGAATGTACAGCCCCTTCTCAtacaaaaaaaggggaagaggagTCAAATGTTTGAAGCACTGGATTTGAGTGATCCCCTAGCAAGAAGAGCCATGGGCTAAATAAAGCACAGCAGGCCATGGGCACCCTTCACAGGAGGGCAGCTGGCCCTGTGTCACCCAGCTGGCCAGGCCTGTGGGCAGCAGAGACACTTACCATTGTGGGACATGCCCAGCGAGAGGCATTTCTGGAAGCGGCAGTACTGGCACTTGTTTCTGTTCTTCTTCTGAATCTTGCAGCTCCTCTCACACTTCTCGTACTCCAGCTTCATGCGGATCGTCCGGCGGAAGAaaccctgcaggcagggagcagggggacatggagcagcagtgcctATGGTTTGGGGCCAGGCTGGTTTGTTATCCCCAGGAGCTTCAGAGAGGTTCAGGAGGGGGAGCCCTGGGTCCCTCTGATGCAAGCAGAGTCTCTATCCCAAGGAAGGGTCATGTGGTGGcagaaaggagctgcagaggaagaggTGTGGGGGCAACCCATGCCTGGTGCTGTGACTGTGCCAGCAGCCCACAGAGAGGGATGGAGGAACAAGTCAcgggccagccccagcctgcaggaATGTCTGGCAGGATCTGGGCTGCCAACACAACCCTGCTGGATCTGCTGCAGGGGAAAGAATTCCAGAGGAACATCCAAGCTGCAGAGAGTGATCCCAGGGAGATAAATACACAGCTCACTGCTGATCTGCAGCACACAAactattttcaaaagcaaactCAGGGTCCCTATGGGAACAGATGGATTTGCCTTACACAACAAAGCATGACAAGGCAAGGTTTAGGCCATACAGGTCTCAGCCCTCTTCCCAGGGCAGCATTTGCTGCCCGCCTATACTTGCCCCAGTCTAGACAGGGCAATTTTTTACAATCAATCCCGAATCCCTGTTTTGCTGCAAATCTTGTGTGAGGATGCAGCCCAGTCGCTGGGATCTAACCCCTgcttggtgctgctggagccagctgtCCCTGGGACTCACCTTGCAGCCCTCGCAGGCGTGCACGCCGTAGTGGAAGCCCGAGGCTTTGTCCCCACAGACTCTGCACTCCACGTTCAGCGCTCCCAGCGCCGCCTCCTCGCAGCCCATCTGCAGCTGGTCCGACAGCGAGGGAGAGGAGCTCTGTGACAGGTCTGCAAACATACACAGGGACATGTCCTTCCATGTCACAGCCACAGGCCAAGCTCCTGGCAttgccagctcctccagctgtggggctgaggagcGATTTCCGCCCCtgtcctgcctgcccctggtATTACATCTGGAatctggcacaggctgcaggcaaATGCCATGAACAGAGCCAAGAatgccccagcagctcagactCCACATCAAtgctccttttctccctctggCATTCATGTCCTGGCAATGAAACCCCAAACAGCAGATTTTATAATCCCTTTTtggccagctgctggcacaggatATCCCAGCTGGAACACCAAGGGCTCTGGAGGAGCCTCTCCTGCATCCACAAACCTTCTCTCCCACCTCCTGCATTCACTTTGCTCTGAGGACCTCAAGAAGTGTCCAAGGAAGCATTTTCAAGCACCCTGGGAGGCCCCTTGCTCTGAAGCACGTTACCTGCCTGTCCTTTTAATTTCCACTCCAAAACCCATTTCCAACAGATGTGCAGTGATGTTAGAGGAAGAAATAAGCCTCTCCATAACTTGGAGCATTATTTGACAAATAAATGGGAAATGTTCAGTTCAGCTGAACTCCATTCAGGGACAGATCCTCTGCACTTGCAGCTGAGCAtgctcctgggggctgtgggcacCTGGATGCTCCACAGGATGAGCTCCTGTGGCTCCACTCACCTGTGTAGCTGCTTGAAGGCAACGAGCTGTCTGGTCCTCCAGTTGGGTCTGAGGCTCCACTTGCCACCATCActgcctcttcctcttcctcttccttgaCCTCAGGTACTTCCTCCTGTAGTTGTTCCATAATTGATCACCCCTCAGTGCCAAGACTGCAATCCCTGTCATAGCTC
This region of Haemorhous mexicanus isolate bHaeMex1 chromosome 25, bHaeMex1.pri, whole genome shotgun sequence genomic DNA includes:
- the LOC132338393 gene encoding probable E3 ubiquitin-protein ligase makorin-1, which produces MEAGSMMASGPLRAKASSLRPLCRSFAGGSCQWGQSCRFSHGRESAVVCRYFQRGFCRYGEQCSYQHIQEEAAPVGTRYGLMPHCHCGQEPGTEPTAMHQDQEGPQCTTACSMTSVAFKFPKVEAEVEEKDKKNIPALGNISHGAISGEFVPTKAQGASGFQPQGPAVDPDSSDPKEAVLDTATQTDPAEVPAEPGAEAALVTTEVLRARSEAVVCGICMDRVYEKPLPEERLFGILPNCSHAYCLDCIRKWRRSQTFQSAVVKACPECRIPSSYYIPHKYWISDVAEKEELIRAFKARTGKIRCKFFLRGHCPFRSECIYLHKLPASWLWRHRQRQLRMPAVLIPSSSESSDEEDEEHRMLEWNFTLAMWESDMPHSTGGLALLLTDCSDSD
- the PPARD gene encoding peroxisome proliferator-activated receptor delta isoform X1 is translated as MEQLQEEVPEVKEEEEEEAVMVASGASDPTGGPDSSLPSSSYTDLSQSSSPSLSDQLQMGCEEAALGALNVECRVCGDKASGFHYGVHACEGCKGFFRRTIRMKLEYEKCERSCKIQKKNRNKCQYCRFQKCLSLGMSHNAIRFGRMPEAEKRKLVAGLTASEISCQNPQVADLKAFSKHIYNAYLKNFNMTKKKARGILTGKASSTPQPFVIHDMDTLWQAEKGLVWKQLVNGIPPYKEIGVHVFYRCQCTTVETVRELTEFAKSIPSFVSLYLNDQVTLLKYGVHEAIFAMLASIMNKDGLLVANGNGFVTREFLRSLRKPFNEIMEPKFEFAVKFNALELDDSDLSLFVAAIILCGDRPGLMNVKQVEEIQDNILRALEFHLQSNHPDAQYLFPKLLQKMADLRQLVTEHAQLVQKIKKTETETSLHPLLQEIYKDMY
- the PPARD gene encoding peroxisome proliferator-activated receptor delta isoform X3 translates to MVASGASDPTGGPDSSLPSSSYTDLSQSSSPSLSDQLQMGCEEAALGALNVECRVCGDKASGFHYGVHACEGCKGFFRRTIRMKLEYEKCERSCKIQKKNRNKCQYCRFQKCLSLGMSHNAIRFGRMPEAEKRKLVAGLTASEISCQNPQVADLKAFSKHIYNAYLKNFNMTKKKARGILTGKASSTPQPFVIHDMDTLWQAEKGLVWKQLVNGIPPYKEIGVHVFYRCQCTTVETVRELTEFAKSIPSFVSLYLNDQVTLLKYGVHEAIFAMLASIMNKDGLLVANGNGFVTREFLRSLRKPFNEIMEPKFEFAVKFNALELDDSDLSLFVAAIILCGDRPGLMNVKQVEEIQDNILRALEFHLQSNHPDAQYLFPKLLQKMADLRQLVTEHAQLVQKIKKTETETSLHPLLQEIYKDMY
- the PPARD gene encoding peroxisome proliferator-activated receptor delta isoform X2; protein product: MEQLQEEVPEVKEEEEEEAVMVASGASDPTGGPDSSLPSSSYTDLSQSSSPSLSDQLQMGCEEAALGALNVECRVCGDKASGFHYGVHACEGCKGFFRRTIRMKLEYEKCERSCKIQKKNRNKCQYCRFQKCLSLGMSHNAIRFGRMPEAEKRKLVAGLTASEISCQNPQVADLKAFSKHIYNAYLKNFNMTKKKARGILTGKASSTPPFVIHDMDTLWQAEKGLVWKQLVNGIPPYKEIGVHVFYRCQCTTVETVRELTEFAKSIPSFVSLYLNDQVTLLKYGVHEAIFAMLASIMNKDGLLVANGNGFVTREFLRSLRKPFNEIMEPKFEFAVKFNALELDDSDLSLFVAAIILCGDRPGLMNVKQVEEIQDNILRALEFHLQSNHPDAQYLFPKLLQKMADLRQLVTEHAQLVQKIKKTETETSLHPLLQEIYKDMY